Within Malus domestica chromosome 04, GDT2T_hap1, the genomic segment cctttttttaatataaaatcctttcaaattttttaatccatgtttaaacttatatgggtacattctttttcgttgatttgagaatgtatccatgttttggtacaataactttttttgttaattttggttaatgtacccatacatatatgtacacacacacacacaatataatagagagtataatttatattttattatttttaatcccataaattatgggttttatttaaaatctcattaatataaacaattacaaatttcaatttttaatttttaattttaaaaatatagtaacttacattattacattaatgtcaaggacctcaatcaaaaactaaaaactaacaaggtttcaatcaaagaatattgatagctaaggactgcatccaaagtgtccctaaTTTAATTGTATagaataaaattgaaattgtGGTTTATTCAATTTGCGTTGAGATAGAGTGTTGGCATTTTTGGTtgaggaggcagattctctgccctcccacttctcgtgccctcttgtttgtatggtcacggttaagccacgtcaacattttatattactatttctttttgtcttattatctctataaaaaaaatataaaatgttgacgtagtttAACCGtaatcacacaaaacagaagagcACGGGAAGTGGGAGGGTAGAGATCTGCCTCCTTTCGTTGAatattgaaaattaagaaacagTTTTTAAGTACACAAAAGTTTAAGGTACAAGTTGATTAGAGCGTGCCACACCGAAAGCACTGTTTGTAAATATAAGTGGGGTTCAGTATAAGAAGGGTAAGAGGCCACATTAGCCTCACGTGCGTGATGAATATGATTTCTCCCCTCTAGTAATAAGAAAGTAATTTAAATGCAACGAGTTCATCATCAGATGGCGTCTCTATCCAATTATACAATGTATCTGGGTAAAAATGTACTTATTATCTTGTATATTATTAGACCGGATACCATAGTAACAATAAACCGGTTATAAGTGAGTCTCTCTGCACTGATAGTAATACGTGAGCTACAACAACACGTACGCCGTCATCCCTTTCAACCTGCCATTAATCCGATCATCCCTGGCTCCCTGATCCACCGGCCGTAACGGCACCACAAATCAATTCAGATTCCGTTGACTTCTGAACCTAAAGAAAAGTGGGTAAGAGATCATCAAGGGTTAACGTTCTCCCTCTACAAAttggctttttttttcctttcaaatttgcTGTTTAGATTAGATTACAACAATATTCGAATATATAAATGTTTCGTAATCCTAGTCGAGTCCCcagtttcctaatcctaatcggTTCGGGTTTCCTATTTGTTTGTGTAATCCTATTTCCTTCAAATAattttatgtatatatgtatatacatgcAGGTGCGAGAGTTCATACAATTAGCACTGTTACACAGTTGCCTACCAGACTTTTGGATGTAGTTTTGGAGACATTAGTGTCACCTTCAGACTATTTGCACTTCGGCTGCGTTTGTAAGTCGTGGAAACATGCAGCAAAGGCTAATAAAAAGCAACGTGCTCTTGTGTCAATTTTCTGTCCTCCGTTGCTCTTGATAGCTACTGGCAAAAAGGGGACGTGGAGGTTGTGGGACGCAATGAATAACAAGGTGTTTGATTTGCAACTCAAGTTGTCGAACAAGCGGTTTTGTGGTTCTTCAAAGGGATGGTTAATAGCGGTGGACCAAAGTCAAACCATAACCCTAACAAATCCACTACCGAGGCATAAAGGGAGGCGAATGAAAGACAATTCAATCATTCGCCTCCCTCCGCTCACTCCGCAAGGTGAGGATGAATTGTTGATGTACCCCTCAATATGTAACTATGGAGTCTACAAGGCTACAATCTCGGCGGATCCAATATTATTTGCA encodes:
- the LOC114824498 gene encoding uncharacterized protein, which gives rise to MYIHAGARVHTISTVTQLPTRLLDVVLETLVSPSDYLHFGCVCKSWKHAAKANKKQRALVSIFCPPLLLIATGKKGTWRLWDAMNNKVFDLQLKLSNKRFCGSSKGWLIAVDQSQTITLTNPLPRHKGRRMKDNSIIRLPPLTPQGEDELLMYPSICNYGVYKATISADPILFAEDCIVLVIYEDLLQLAFIKLKDTRWTYVDRRWKMLEDVVCFQDNFYLDNRRTLLSFHLTRRSYTSKLNCMSQETRGSLLQDISREFK